Genomic window (Zingiber officinale cultivar Zhangliang chromosome 2B, Zo_v1.1, whole genome shotgun sequence):
aaaaaaaatgagataagagtatttttttaaaaaaatattttaaaaaactaggGTGTCTCTTAtggatttaaaaaatactaaGGGCACTTCGTTTCGCATTATAGTTTCTAATTTAAGGAGAACAGATCATCGAGCCTAGATAGACTAAAGGAGGCCCACTAAACTTATTAGTGGGGTGAACTGGACCCGACTTATTTAATAGGTGGGTAATGTCCATTCCATCAACGAAGGAGTACAGGATGAGTCCAGAGATATTTGGACAAGATCCTTGCCCCGATTTAAGTCACGACAAATGTTACGAGTGATGGTCTAGTGAACAATGAGCCGCTTCCCAAATTATCTCGTGCCTCTTTAAATACTCACCTCCGCAGCCCTCGCCTTCCCCCCTCATTTCTAGCCCTATCGCGCTCTTCCTTTCTtccccctctcttcttcctcctcttttccCCCTCGATCTCgagggttttttttttctttcttttttttattattttcttttttacttgTTAAATCTTAATTCTATCTCGCTCGGTTCGATCGAGCTCGAATTGGAGTGGTACTGAAGAACCCTAGCGCGAGGTAcgatgcagcagcagcagcagcagcagctcaGGTTCAAGCAGCAGCAGCAGGCCTTGATGCAGCATGCACTCCTCctccagcagcagcagcagcagccacAGCAGCAGTCGCTCTATCCTCACCCGGGCCTCTTGGCCGGCCCTCAGGTCTCTTCCCACCTCGCCTTACCTGTTTGTTTTCCccaaattcctttttttttttatagtccaTCTCTTGCGATTGTAAACAACTTTTACTAAAAGAATCCCGTTTTAGTGTAACTTTACTTTTTTCCCTTCTTTTTCAATTGCTGTATTACTAAAAATACCTCTTCTGCTTTATTTCTTTCTCTCCCTCGATTTGAACAGATTTTTAGTAAAAAGTCTTCTTTTAGTGTCATTCTTCTATTTTGACCGATCGGAGTTCTTTTCAATTGTTGTGTGGCTTGCGGATGGTAGTTACTTTCTGCTGGAAACGAGGGATGGTCAGTTGGTTTTTTAAAATTAGAGCTTGGTGAGCAGTTTTGGGAAAAGGAATTGATGCGGTTGAACATATTTTAGTAAAAAGCCTGTTTTAGTGTAATTTTTCTGTTTACCCAATTGTTCTTCTTTTCAGTTGTTGTGTGGCTTGCGATGGTAGTGATTTTATGCTGGAAACGAGTGATGTTcagttgaatttttaaaattagagcTTCTTGAGCAGTTTTAGGGAGGTGGGATTGACGTGTTTGGAATGGATAAGCTCAGTTCTTGGAGTTTCCTTCATATGTGGTTTCTTGTTATTTTATCAGAATTTATTAACCTTATTCTCTGACCTTTCTGAGAAACTTTTGTTTCTGGCTTTGGGGATTGCTCATCTCAGTTGTTAATTTAACCTATCAGTGACCGGTTCGCTTCTATACATTTTCTtaatgattttataattaatgGGTACTTTTCCTTCAATTCCTAACTATGGAAATTCCTGTCTACTTATCCATTACAACTACTTGCTTGTTAGTGCAAGTTAAATGTAAGATTATctgaaatctttttttttttttttgtggtttCATGTGCCATGGTTGAACTTTCTGCTAGTTTTTATTTTTGAAGCTTGCTAACAATGACTTTTGCAGCAACAACTTGTTTTGGTTTTGTGGCTGATGTTTTCGTTGCTAATTTCTACTGCTGTTTTACAGATAGAGCCTATCCTAAGTGGAAATCTACCTCCTAGATTTGACCCAAGCACATGCCGGAGTGTGTAAGTTTCATTAGTTCATTTTCTTATTTGTACCTATACATTGTGCTATACCCTCTCTAGATTGTGCATTAGTCTGTGACTCTGTGGGTTCCCTTGTTCCTTGTTTAGTTGCTATTTCACACTtccattttttatatattttgataGCTCTTATACTGGTTTCCATAGCCATATGATTAATGATGTTTCGTAATGACCTTTCAAAACAAGTAATCAAGCATTAACTCTCTTCTTTTATGGGAAGCTCTTATCATGTTTAACTATGTTGATACTGCTACTGGCCTTGAATCTTTGCAATCAATACACATATTTAGGACATCACTCATTGTGTTtgcaattttgaattttttttattcaatgatgtgattgaatctaattgatttgCCCCCTCTATAATGTAACTACATTGCAGCTATGTAGGCAATGTTCATCTTCAAGTTACTGAACCCCTTCTTCAAGAAGTTTTTCAAAGTACTGGTTTGGTCGAGGGATGTAAGCTTATTAGGAAAGAGAAGGTTAGTTGAATTCTCAATGTCAAAAGAGGGTAATCATCTAACTACTTTGATGGATTTTTTAGATCTTGCTAAGCCATTGGCCattgatttttcaattttttatgccAACTTTTTTGTTCGTTTTAATTGTAGCTAAACTTAAGCTTGTTAGTAAAGCTGCCCATTTGGATATGCCATTTGGAAATTTATACATGCCTATTCATGGAAATTGTTGTGTCAATTACGAAACTAAAGGACAAACACTTCTTTGTGACATCACAAGACATGTCTGACAGAATAATTTTGGTTAGAAAGACAGCTAGTTCACTTTTTGGCATCATTTGTTCTTTAAATATCCTTGAGTTTtgaatgtgtgtgtgtgtgtgtgttttttttttttttttttttcaaattttgtatctaatagtaagttagaaaaagatgaCATATTGTTGTCTTGGAAATTAGCATTTGGCAAAGGGTTATTCCACCCACCCCCCATTTAGGTTGCATTTGGTAGTTATTAATGGAATGGTACCATAATGGGAATAGGAATTGAAATGGAATGAATCGGAGAGAATCATAACTAGTCTGCTAACTTCCATTCTTATGTTTAgttgtattgtggaatggaatGAAAATATAAATTTTCCCTAACTTGGGAGAACCCAGTGCAAGTAGAGAATCGACTTGTGGCTCTTGAGGATCCACTGTTGGCTAATGCCACTGTCACCCTCAACCACATGCTTTGGCTCCTAATTCAGGCATGGTGCATCCTCCACTCCAATGATGATATGGAGCAAATTCCACGCCAAACCTCCGATCGGCTAGGAGGAGATCACTGCACCACTTGAGGCTGCTGTGTGCCTGCCCATACAGGTCTTCCCTACTAGATCACTGCCTAGAGTGAGCAAAATAGACAGTTGCCACTGCTATGACTGACAGTGTCAGTGCCTTGACTCAAGTGGAGAAGGGAGCAAAAGAGTTGAATGATGAAGGGGTTAGAGTGGAGTTGATTTATCGAGGGAGATGGAGACGGGCAACAGTGGTAGAGGAGGAGGTGAGATGCAATGAAAGGAGATATGGTGATATGGGGGACAGGAGtcaatcaagaaagaatattgtGGTACTTATGCAAAGTCTTGTTTATTGATGCACAAGGGCTGATTTCTACTCTTCCTCCTATATTCCatgattgatgatgattttgagtCACTGAATAAAATTGAGAAGACATTCAATCTCTCACACTGTAAGTTCTGTAGCTGGTGTCTACTCTTTTGAATAGGTTCATATGGGCATAAAAGCATCAGTAGTAAGTGATCTCTTGCCCATTGTGGAGTATCCATCCTTGTTGTAAATATATAGCGATTCCATCTCCCCTAAGCCTGGTGATCTGGTCATGTTTCCCCATTCTACACTTTTATTTGTATGTCGGCAAATAAACTTTGTTTGGAACAGTTGGATTTAGATTATCATACCATGCAATTCTGCCCAACCTAATTCTTTCTGTGAAATAGATCCTGAGATTCATGGCAAGTTGAAAACAGCTGTAGAtcttatttattgcaaaaatactttgTCAACCATTACAGTCATCCTTATTGCCTTCAGTTTGTTGATATGACTTATCATGGCCAAGTCTCTTTTGATAGTGGGTTTGACCCATTGCACATGTTGGCAAGAAGCAGCACCATTTGAACCTGTGGAGCACTCCTTCAGTTGATGCATGGCATTGCATGCGACATTGTTGATGTGTCTTGTGATGTGGAAGAACATGCATAGCACACTTTTGGGCTAGTGTTAAGTGCATTATGCGCTACATATTAATGTTATGTGCTTATTGTTGTTCTTCCCTCTTGCAGTCATCCTTTGGCTTTGTTGATTATTTTGATCGCCGTTCAGCTGCTCTTGCAATTATGACACTTAATGGGAGGCAGCTGTAAGTTGGTTAATTTGATTTTGTTTGTGTTCTTTGTCTTCTTATTATTATAGTATTATCATGGTTACATTGCACCTTCTTGTAGGTTTGGTCAACCTATTAAGGTTAACTGGGCGTATGCCAGTGGGCAAAGAGAGGACACATCAGGTTAGTTAGTAGTCCATATCCTTTGCGAAGCTCATGCTGTTTAGATGGATTTGAACTGTGTTGGAAATTTACTGAATCACTGACAATTCTAATTTTGGTACATATAGGGCAGTATAACATATTTGTTGGTGATCTTAGCCCTGAGATTACAGATGCTACATTGTTTGCATGCTTCTCTGTATATCCAAGCTGCTCGTAAGTATTCACAATTTTTCTACTTGATATATAATGTCATTGTTTCAAAAGTCAATAGACTTCTGGCTTTGTTCTTGCTACCTTTCACTAGAAGTTATTTGATTCCTCTCCTTTCATCACAGGGATGCAAGGGTCATGTGGGACCAAAAAACTGGTCGTTCAAGAGGGTTTGGTTTTGTTTCTTTCCGGAACCAACAGGTTGGTTGACAATTAGGCCTATGATCACCATGTTTTATTGTTTTTCACTGAATATTTTGACTATGCTGTGCAGGATGCTCAAGGTGCCATAAATGACTTGACTGGTGAGTTATTCAATTTCTTGTTGCTGTTGCCTTTTTCTCATGTATTTCTTATACCTGATTGTTTGGGTGTTGGACATACTTTCAGTGATTGTTGTGTTCATTGTGGACTTGAAGATTGTAGTCATGCTCATCGCACAAATTACAATGCTTAAATTTATGGAATTTGCCTTAATAATGTTCTTGACTTGTACTGTTGAAATATGTATAGTACGATAGTTTAATTCGTCTGTCTTTACTAAATTATGATTAGTTGCTAAAGTTTCACTCTGCTGTCTTGTGTGTTGATGTAGGCAAGTGGCTTGGCAGTCGGCAAATTCGTTGTAACTGGGCTACAAAGGGAGCTAATGCTAATGAGGAGAAACAAAGTTCAGATTCAAAAAGTGTCCTGGAACTAACAAATGGATCTACTGCAGGTGCGTGGCATCATGGACTGTTGCAATCACAGTGCAGGTTTTGTTAttttcgaattacaaaattcagttaaaaaaaaaatcttggctTTTGCAGAATCCGGTAAAGATCTAACTACTGACGTTATAGTGTCTTAAATCACAAGTGCCTATACATTGTAACATTCTAGCAGACTTTAGTTTCCTAAATCATAGGTTCCTACACAATATTCTCAGCATTCCTAACAGCGCATACTTTGTCATCTGGAAATGACTTGCAAGTAGTGCAATTTATAGATGGGTGAAAGAGAAATGGAATAGGTCTATGATTGCTACTTGCCACCTCTCTGGTTGAACTGTGAATGTTGTCGACTTCAAGCTCTTGAGCCACTGTGTCAACATGGAGGAACATTCTTGATGATCCCTATCTTATTGCCAGGATAAGTGCTTCAAAATTCTGCCAGGAACAATCTATGAATTTGTTTTAACAAAGGAATTCCACATAGAGAAGAGCTGTGTTGAGTCAAGAGAACCCTCCAATTCTGTTCGTTACATGGAGATTAGGAAACGGAGCATGATAACACCAATATTGACAGACAAACCATTCCTTACTGATATCTTGTTACGTTTTTACACAACATCAAGGTCCCATTACAACCCACAGAACCACCCTAACAATCAACTGAAACTACTACACAATTCACACAACTTATTAGTTATTACTACTCGCGTAAAATACTTTACGTGATATGTTGTGACATTGTTGTTGTGAACTTGGGTTGCAGTATCCAACAGTCTGCATTTTGTAAGTTTGATAACTGTTGCCCAAGTCCTAGCATTTCATTGTCATTGAAGTTCTTTGTTTGTTGTTCTGACTGATTGTTGCACCTTGATAAATTTCCTGTGCAGAAGATGTACAAGAAAATGCAAATGATGATGGCCCAGAGAATAACCCACAATATACCACTGTATATGTTGGTAATCTTGCTCATGAGGTAGGCATCTGTCTCCTTCCTCATTGCTcgcttttctttttcttcatgtTTACCAAAATTCTTACAAAATATTTGTTTGATGAATACccaatttaaaaatatatcttaTTTTACTTATTCATGTTCTTTCTTACTTTCTGATCCCAATGTATGTGAAAATGGCAGGTTACTCAGGTTGATCTCCACCGTTATTTCCATGCTTTAGGTGCTGGAGCGATTGAAGATGTCCGCATACAACGTGAAAAAGGGTTTGGTTTCGTGAGATACAGTAACCATTCTGAAGCTGCTTTGTCTATCCAACTGGGAAATGGCCGAGTTTTCTGTGGAAAGCCAATTAAGGTATGATTCTTTACTCAGTATTCTGAAGCCTGGTCCTTCATCGAGATATATTTCTTGAGCACTgcaaaatatgattttttttttttgagtaaaaTGCCAAAGCCTGAATTTCTCACGTTGGCAATATGCCATATAGATTGGAACATCTGTGATGCTCACATACATAGACGTTAATTTGAAGCTTTGATCCATGCCATTGTCACTATCTTTCCCATGAATATCATTTGATTGTTTTGATTCTCCCGAGTAGTTCATGTACGCATAGTATACACGACGTCGCAGACTTACTGCATCAATTTGTTTGCCTTTCAGTGTTCATGGGGTAGCAAACCAACTCCACCTGGGATAGCCTCCACCCCGCTCCCCCCACCTGCAGCTGCTCCATTCCCTGGACTTTCCACAGCTGACCTCTTTGGTTATGATCGCGTCCTTGCATTAAGCAAGCTGGGCGCGAACCAGGCACTGATGCAAGCTCCGGGTCAGCTTCCAATGAAGCAGGCTGCCATGGGACTGGGTGCAGGCGCGAGCCAGGCTCTCTACGATGGCGGGTACCAAAATGCTGGCGCAGCCCAGCAGCTGATGTACTACTAGTAATTCCACAGCTCAGTAATGGGCTTCTTGTTCCTTTGCATTTTATGGTTCTTTATTTTCTTCCATACTTCTAGTATATGTTCCAACACTATCATGTAGAAT
Coding sequences:
- the LOC122045761 gene encoding oligouridylate-binding protein 1-like isoform X2 — encoded protein: MQQQQQQQLRFKQQQQALMQHALLLQQQQQQPQQQSLYPHPGLLAGPQIEPILSGNLPPRFDPSTCRSVYVGNVHLQVTEPLLQEVFQSTGLVEGCKLIRKEKSSFGFVDYFDRRSAALAIMTLNGRQLFGQPIKVNWAYASGQREDTSGQYNIFVGDLSPEITDATLFACFSVYPSCSDARVMWDQKTGRSRGFGFVSFRNQQDAQGAINDLTGKWLGSRQIRCNWATKGANANEEKQSSDSKSVLELTNGSTADVQENANDDGPENNPQYTTVYVGNLAHEVTQVDLHRYFHALGAGAIEDVRIQREKGFGFVRYSNHSEAALSIQLGNGRVFCGKPIKCSWGSKPTPPGIASTPLPPPAAAPFPGLSTADLFGYDRVLALSKLGANQALMQAPGQLPMKQAAMGLGAGASQALYDGGYQNAGAAQQLMYY
- the LOC122045761 gene encoding oligouridylate-binding protein 1-like isoform X1 — encoded protein: MQQQQQQQLRFKQQQQALMQHALLLQQQQQQPQQQSLYPHPGLLAGPQIEPILSGNLPPRFDPSTCRSVYVGNVHLQVTEPLLQEVFQSTGLVEGCKLIRKEKSSFGFVDYFDRRSAALAIMTLNGRQLFGQPIKVNWAYASGQREDTSGQYNIFVGDLSPEITDATLFACFSVYPSCSDARVMWDQKTGRSRGFGFVSFRNQQDAQGAINDLTGKWLGSRQIRCNWATKGANANEEKQSSDSKSVLELTNGSTAEDVQENANDDGPENNPQYTTVYVGNLAHEVTQVDLHRYFHALGAGAIEDVRIQREKGFGFVRYSNHSEAALSIQLGNGRVFCGKPIKCSWGSKPTPPGIASTPLPPPAAAPFPGLSTADLFGYDRVLALSKLGANQALMQAPGQLPMKQAAMGLGAGASQALYDGGYQNAGAAQQLMYY